TTTTTTACATCACAAAAAGGTTCCTTATCGCGGCATCTCATACAAATGATATGGCTCCAAAATACCGGCAACCCTGGCAACTTGAATAACAGGAACCAGTTGCTGATGAACACCTCGCCAGGTTTCAGCTATTAACAGTTTTTCACTGCGGTCCGGTCCTTCGCCGGTAATAAAATCCCAAAAGCCGGGAGGGGGAGGATAGTTCTTCAGTTCTATATCGGTATCAGGGTCGATCCCGGCTTCCTCCCGGACAAGATTAAGGGCAGTGTGATAACCTCCCAACGCATCAATTAACCCCAGATCCCGTGCATCCGAACCAGTCCAAATGCGGCCTTTGCCAACTTCATGAACTTCGTCAAAGCTCATGCCCCTGTCATCGGCCACTCTTTCCACAAATTGTTCGTAGTTGTAGTCCAGCCAATCACTTTGTCGCTCGCGCTGATGTTCGTTATAGGGTTCAGAAGCGGCAAAGTAATCGGAACTTGGTGAGGTGCTGACATGATCGGGATTAATACCGAAATCTTTCAGCAGTTCGCTGGTCACAAATTTTCCATGGACCACTCCGATTGATGCCGTGATTGTTGAAGGTTGCGCTACAATTTTATTGGCTCCCATAGCCAGATAGTATCCTCCGGAACCGGCAACGTTTCCCATGGTGGCAATGACCGGAATGCCCTGTTCTCTTGCCTGATGAATTTCCCGTCGTACGGCTTCTGATGCCCATGGAGCACCTCCGGGACTCTCAATCCGGAAAATAATTGCATCCACCTCATCTTCCACCGCAGAACGAAATGCTCGTGCCAGTGTTTCGGAACCCATTACCGGTTGCATCATTATCGGATCATACCGGCTTTCACCACCAACTATAGCACCTTCTCCCTGGATTAATGCTACTTTGGCTCCGTTATCCCAATAACTGCCGGCCTCGCCATAGTAGTTTTCAAGGTATAAGAACTCGGCATCATCACCAAGTTCGTCCCGCATCAATGCAAAAATCTCATCCCTGTAGATCAGGCTGTCCACAAGTCCGTGGTCAAGAGTAAGGTGACCGTACCATGGGCCCTCATCAACCACCTTCCGGGCCTGATCCGTGTCAATCTTCCGTCCCTCAGCTATAGCTTCAGTTAGATGTGCATATTGCGAATTTATTATTGCTTCGTTCGCTTCCCGGAAAGGCTCCGTAAATTCCGATTCTGTAAGC
The nucleotide sequence above comes from Natronogracilivirga saccharolytica. Encoded proteins:
- a CDS encoding S49 family peptidase, encoding MRSKPTLIYRIMAWIGMAVIAVIFISLLVWLFQALSEDVPSNTIVELNLDQSVMETVPGDPVGRALTGEGIDIKTIVDGLEQAKHDDRVSGLLVRVSGNTMNIGQAEEIREAVTSFRESGKPAYLYSETFGQVENATYSYYLATAFDRIFMQPGGDVNLVGLRSEQFFLGDFFRKHGIEVDYDHRYEYKSAKDMLTESEFTEPFREANEAIINSQYAHLTEAIAEGRKIDTDQARKVVDEGPWYGHLTLDHGLVDSLIYRDEIFALMRDELGDDAEFLYLENYYGEAGSYWDNGAKVALIQGEGAIVGGESRYDPIMMQPVMGSETLARAFRSAVEDEVDAIIFRIESPGGAPWASEAVRREIHQAREQGIPVIATMGNVAGSGGYYLAMGANKIVAQPSTITASIGVVHGKFVTSELLKDFGINPDHVSTSPSSDYFAASEPYNEHQRERQSDWLDYNYEQFVERVADDRGMSFDEVHEVGKGRIWTGSDARDLGLIDALGGYHTALNLVREEAGIDPDTDIELKNYPPPPGFWDFITGEGPDRSEKLLIAETWRGVHQQLVPVIQVARVAGILEPYHLYEMPR